From Mus musculus strain C57BL/6J chromosome 17, GRCm38.p6 C57BL/6J, the proteins below share one genomic window:
- the Prss33 gene encoding serine protease 33 precursor: protein MRGASHLQILLLLVLGTRMQECAACGQPRMSSRIVGGRDAQDGEWPWQTSIQHRGAHVCGGSLIAPQWVLTAGHCFPRRVWPSEYSVLLGALSLDVRSSHELLVPVLRVLLPPDYSEDEARGDLALLQLRHPVSLSTRIQPVCLPAPGSHPPPGSPCWVTGWGSLSPGVPLPKGRPLQGVRVPLLDSRACDRLYHVGANVPQGERIVLPGNLCAGYRRGHKDACQGDSGGPLTCMESGHWVLVGVVSWGKGCALPNRPGVYTNVAKYSPWIQARLSL from the exons ATGAGGGGTGCTTCCCACCTCCAGATCCTGCTCCTGTTGGTGTTAG GAACCAGGATGCAGGAGTGTGCAG CTTGTGGGCAGCCCCGCATGTCCAGCCGGATCGTTGGGGGCCGGGATGCTCAGGATGGAGAGTGGCCGTGGCAAACAAGCATTCAGCACCGTGGAGCCCATGTGTGCGGAGGGTCACTCATTGCACCCCAGTGGGTGTTGACGGCAGGTCACTGTTTCCCTAG ACGGGTATGGCCGTCAGAGTACAGTGTGCTCCTGGGAGCACTGAGTCTGGACGTCAGGTCATCCCACGAGCTCTTGGTTCCTGTGCTGCGGGTGCTGCTGCCTCCTGACTACTCTGAGGACGAGGCCCGTGGTGACCTGGCACTGCTGCAGCTGCGTCACCCAGTGTCCCTGAGCACCCGCATccagcctgtctgcctgcctgcaccAGGGTCCCATCCACCACCAGGGTCTCCATGCTGGGTCACTGGCTGGGGTAGCCTCAGCCCAGGAG TACCACTCCCAAAGGGGAGACCCTTGCAAGGAGTGAGGGTGCCGCTGCTGGACTCCCGAGCCTGTGACCGCCTCTACCACGTGGGTGCCAACGTGCCCCAGGGTGAACGCATAGTGCTACCAGGGAACTTGTGTGCTGGCTACCGCAGAGGCCACAAGGATGCCTGCCAG GGTGACTCTGGAGGACCCCTGACCTGTATGGAGTCTGGCCACTGGGTCCTGGTGGGTGTGGTGAGCTGGGGCAAGGGCTGTGCCCTGCCCAACCGTCCAGGTGTCTATACCAATGTGGCCAAGTATAGTCCCTGGATCCAGGCTCGCCTGAGCCTCTGA
- the Prss33 gene encoding serine protease 33 isoform X2 codes for MLKASLFKAVQVRPQLRLGLDNYLGLHLLCLLSPQDLPWPHQREHQASRTRDQATCTQASSEDTMRGASHLQILLLLVLGASRALWAIFLPEAQTLWHCPWSLRMNQDAGVCRRVWPSEYSVLLGALSLDVRSSHELLVPVLRVLLPPDYSEDEARGDLALLQLRHPVSLSTRIQPVCLPAPGSHPPPGSPCWVTGWGSLSPGVPLPKGRPLQGVRVPLLDSRACDRLYHVGANVPQGERIVLPGNLCAGYRRGHKDACQGDSGGPLTCMESGHWVLVGVVSWGKGCALPNRPGVYTNVAKYSPWIQARLSL; via the exons ATGCTCAAAGCATCTTTGTTTAAAGCTGTTCAGGTGAGGCCACAGCTCCGCCTTGGCCTTGATAATTACCTGGGCCTCCACCTCCTCTGTCTTTTAAGCCCCCAGGACCTCCCCTGGCCCCATCAGAGAGAACACCAGGCTTCAAGG ACGAGAGACCAAGCTACCTGCACCCAGGCCAGTTCTGAAGATACAATGAGGGGTGCTTCCCACCTCCAGATCCTGCTCCTGTTGGTGTTAG GTGCCTCTAGAGCATTGTGGGCCATCTTTCTTCCTGAGGCACAGACTCTCTGGCACTGTCCTTGGTCTCTCCGAAT GAACCAGGATGCAGGAGTGTGCAG ACGGGTATGGCCGTCAGAGTACAGTGTGCTCCTGGGAGCACTGAGTCTGGACGTCAGGTCATCCCACGAGCTCTTGGTTCCTGTGCTGCGGGTGCTGCTGCCTCCTGACTACTCTGAGGACGAGGCCCGTGGTGACCTGGCACTGCTGCAGCTGCGTCACCCAGTGTCCCTGAGCACCCGCATccagcctgtctgcctgcctgcaccAGGGTCCCATCCACCACCAGGGTCTCCATGCTGGGTCACTGGCTGGGGTAGCCTCAGCCCAGGAG TACCACTCCCAAAGGGGAGACCCTTGCAAGGAGTGAGGGTGCCGCTGCTGGACTCCCGAGCCTGTGACCGCCTCTACCACGTGGGTGCCAACGTGCCCCAGGGTGAACGCATAGTGCTACCAGGGAACTTGTGTGCTGGCTACCGCAGAGGCCACAAGGATGCCTGCCAG GGTGACTCTGGAGGACCCCTGACCTGTATGGAGTCTGGCCACTGGGTCCTGGTGGGTGTGGTGAGCTGGGGCAAGGGCTGTGCCCTGCCCAACCGTCCAGGTGTCTATACCAATGTGGCCAAGTATAGTCCCTGGATCCAGGCTCGCCTGAGCCTCTGA
- the Prss32 gene encoding protease, serine, 32 precursor produces the protein MELALPAILFTFFPGVLLGSEVLPTDSDSPSTTTGRRSIDLDSVCGRPRTSGRIVSGQDAQLGRWPWQVSVRENGAHVCGGSLIAEDWVLTAAHCFNQGQSLSIYTVLLGTISSYPEDNEPKELRAVAQFIKHPSYSADEHSSGDIALVQLASPISFNDYMLPVCLPKPGDPLDPGTMCWVTGWGHIGTNQPLPPPFTLQELQVPLIDAETCNTYYQENSIPGTEPVILEGMLCAGFQEGKKDACNGDSGGPLVCDINDVWIQAGVVSWGSDCALFKRPGVYTNVSVYISWIQNTMWNLPMEGRGFSPSLSGTPLLGLLLFLTSLSSAFFLLGP, from the exons ATGGAGCTGGCTCTGCCTGCCATCCTATTTACCTTCTTTCCTGGAGTTCTTCTGGGGAGTGAGGTCCTCCCAACCGACTCTGACAGCCCGTCTACCACGACAGGCAGGAGGAGCATTGACTTGGACTCAG TGTGTGGACGTCCCAGGACATCAGGCCGCATCGTGTCAGGACAAGATGCCCAGCTGGGCCGGTGGCCTTGGCAGGTCAGCGTGCGGGAGAATGGGGCGCACGTGTGTGGGGGATCTCTGATTGCTGAGGACTGGGTGTTGACTGCTGCCCATTGCTTCAACCA GGGCCAGTCCCTGTCTATCTACACAGTACTGCTGGGTACCATCTCCTCCTACCCTGAGGACAATGAGCcgaaggagctgagagctgtgGCCCAGTTTATCAAGCACCCAAGCTATTCAGCGGACGAGCACAGCAGTGGAGACATTGCCCTGGTGCAGCTGGCTTCACCCATCTCCTTCAATGACTACATGCTTCCAGTCTGCCTCCCGAAACCTGGCGACCCCCTGGATCCTGGCACCATGTGCTGGGTCACTGGCTGGGGACACATTGGCACAAATCAAC CGCTCCCACCACCCTTTACCCTGCAGGAGTTGCAGGTGCCTCTCATTGATGCTGAGACCTGCAATACCTACTACCAGGAGAACTCCATTCCCGGCACGGAGCCAGTCATCCTTGAAGGCATGCTGTGTGCTGGTTTCCAGGAAGGCAAGAAGGATGCTTGTAAT gGTGATTCCGGAGGTCCCCTAGTCTGTGACATTAATGATGTCTGGATCCAGGCAGGGGTGGTGAGTTGGGGATCTGATTGTGCTCTGTTCAAGAGGCCAGGTGTTTACACCAACGTCAGTGTCTACATCTCATGGATTCAGAACACAATGTGGAATTTACCCATGGAAGGAAGAGGTTTTTCCCCCAGCCTTTCAGGGACTCCACTCTTGGGCCTGTTGCTGTTTCTCACATCCCTCAGTAGCgccttcttcctcctgggacccTAA
- the Prss41 gene encoding serine protease 41 precursor: MGIQGPVLLLLLLCVMLGKPGSREESQAADLKSTDIKLLSMPCGRRNDTRSRIVGGIESMQGRWPWQASLRLKKSHRCGGSLLSRRWVLTAAHCFRKYLDPEKWTVQLGQLTSKPSYWNRKAYSGRYRVKDIIVNSEDKLKSHDLALLRLASSVTYNKDIQPVCVQPSTFTSQHQPRCWVTGWGVLQEDLKPLPPPYHLREVQVSILNNSRCQELFEIFSLHHLITKDVFCAGAEDGSADTCSGDSGGPLVCNMDGLWYQIGIVSWGIGCGRPNLPGIYTNVSHYYNWIETMMILNGAVRRDLALPLLSITLLQAPWLLRPT, translated from the exons ATGGGTATACAGGgcccagtgctgctgctgctgctgctgtgcgtGATGCTGGGGAAGCCTG GGTCACGTGAAGAAAGCCAGGCGGCAG ATCTCAAGAGCACAGACATCAAGCTTCTCTCAA TGCCCTGTGGCCGCCGGAATGACACTCGGTCCCGGATAGTGGGCGGGATAGAATCCATGCAAGGGCGCTGGCCGTGGCAGGCCAGCCTGCGCTTGAAGAAGTCCCACCGCTGCGGAGGGAGCCTTCTCAGCCGCCGCTGGGTGCTCACTGCTGCACACTGCTTTAGAAA GTACCTTGATCCAGAAAAGTGGACCGTCCAGCTTGGGCAGCTTACATCCAAGCCGTCTTACTGGAACAGGAAGGCCTATTCTGGACGGTACAGGGTAAAGGACATCATCGTAAACTCCGAAGACAAGCTGAAGTCCCATGACCTGGCCCTGCTGAGGCTGGCCTCCTCGGTCACCTACAACAAGGACATCCAGCCTGTCTGTGTGCAGCCTTCCACCTTTACGTCCCAGCACCAGCCCAGGTGCTGGGTGACCGGCTGGGGAGTCCTTCAGGAGGATTTGA AGCCTCTGCCACCGCCCTATCACCTTCGAGAAGTACAGGTCAGCATCCTAAACAACAGCAGGTGCCAGGAGCTGTTCGAGATTTTCTCCCTACACCACTTGATCACCAAGGATGTGTTCTGTGCTGGCGCTGAGGATGGGAGCGCAGACACCTGCAGT GGTGACTCAGGAGGACCCTTGGTCTGCAACATGGATGGTCTCTGGTATCAGATCGGAATTGTGAGCTGGGGAATAGGCTGTGGGCGACCCAACCTGCCTGGCATCTACACCAACGTCAGCCATTATTACAACTGGATCGAGACCATGATGATCCTCAATGGTGCAGTCAGGCGTGATCTGGCCCTGCCACTGCTGTCTATCACTCTGCTTCAGGCTCCCTGGCTCCTGAGGCCCACCTGA
- the Prss33 gene encoding serine protease 33 isoform X3 has translation MQECAACGQPRMSSRIVGGRDAQDGEWPWQTSIQHRGAHVCGGSLIAPQWVLTAGHCFPRRVWPSEYSVLLGALSLDVRSSHELLVPVLRVLLPPDYSEDEARGDLALLQLRHPVSLSTRIQPVCLPAPGSHPPPGSPCWVTGWGSLSPGVPLPKGRPLQGVRVPLLDSRACDRLYHVGANVPQGERIVLPGNLCAGYRRGHKDACQGDSGGPLTCMESGHWVLVGVVSWGKGCALPNRPGVYTNVAKYSPWIQARLSL, from the exons ATGCAGGAGTGTGCAG CTTGTGGGCAGCCCCGCATGTCCAGCCGGATCGTTGGGGGCCGGGATGCTCAGGATGGAGAGTGGCCGTGGCAAACAAGCATTCAGCACCGTGGAGCCCATGTGTGCGGAGGGTCACTCATTGCACCCCAGTGGGTGTTGACGGCAGGTCACTGTTTCCCTAG ACGGGTATGGCCGTCAGAGTACAGTGTGCTCCTGGGAGCACTGAGTCTGGACGTCAGGTCATCCCACGAGCTCTTGGTTCCTGTGCTGCGGGTGCTGCTGCCTCCTGACTACTCTGAGGACGAGGCCCGTGGTGACCTGGCACTGCTGCAGCTGCGTCACCCAGTGTCCCTGAGCACCCGCATccagcctgtctgcctgcctgcaccAGGGTCCCATCCACCACCAGGGTCTCCATGCTGGGTCACTGGCTGGGGTAGCCTCAGCCCAGGAG TACCACTCCCAAAGGGGAGACCCTTGCAAGGAGTGAGGGTGCCGCTGCTGGACTCCCGAGCCTGTGACCGCCTCTACCACGTGGGTGCCAACGTGCCCCAGGGTGAACGCATAGTGCTACCAGGGAACTTGTGTGCTGGCTACCGCAGAGGCCACAAGGATGCCTGCCAG GGTGACTCTGGAGGACCCCTGACCTGTATGGAGTCTGGCCACTGGGTCCTGGTGGGTGTGGTGAGCTGGGGCAAGGGCTGTGCCCTGCCCAACCGTCCAGGTGTCTATACCAATGTGGCCAAGTATAGTCCCTGGATCCAGGCTCGCCTGAGCCTCTGA
- the Prss41 gene encoding serine protease 41 isoform X1 produces MGIQGPVLLLLLLCVMLGKPGSREESQAADLKSTDIKLLSMPCGRRNDTRSRIVGGIESMQGRWPWQASLRLKKSHRCGGSLLSRRWVLTAAHCFRKGRHSNSSRMFYSNIPMLFRVYSSMLTAPYHIELGRRRSHSTFPWRFPRYLDPEKWTVQLGQLTSKPSYWNRKAYSGRYRVKDIIVNSEDKLKSHDLALLRLASSVTYNKDIQPVCVQPSTFTSQHQPRCWVTGWGVLQEDLKPLPPPYHLREVQVSILNNSRCQELFEIFSLHHLITKDVFCAGAEDGSADTCSGDSGGPLVCNMDGLWYQIGIVSWGIGCGRPNLPGIYTNVSHYYNWIETMMILNGAVRRDLALPLLSITLLQAPWLLRPT; encoded by the exons ATGGGTATACAGGgcccagtgctgctgctgctgctgctgtgcgtGATGCTGGGGAAGCCTG GGTCACGTGAAGAAAGCCAGGCGGCAG ATCTCAAGAGCACAGACATCAAGCTTCTCTCAA TGCCCTGTGGCCGCCGGAATGACACTCGGTCCCGGATAGTGGGCGGGATAGAATCCATGCAAGGGCGCTGGCCGTGGCAGGCCAGCCTGCGCTTGAAGAAGTCCCACCGCTGCGGAGGGAGCCTTCTCAGCCGCCGCTGGGTGCTCACTGCTGCACACTGCTTTAGAAA GGGGCGCCACTCTAATTCTTCCAGGATGTTTTATTCAAACATTCCCATGCTGTTTCGGGTCTATTCATCTATGCTCACTGCCCCCTACCATATCGAATTAGGAAGGCGCAGGTCTCATTCCACCTTCCCTTGGAGGTTCCcaag GTACCTTGATCCAGAAAAGTGGACCGTCCAGCTTGGGCAGCTTACATCCAAGCCGTCTTACTGGAACAGGAAGGCCTATTCTGGACGGTACAGGGTAAAGGACATCATCGTAAACTCCGAAGACAAGCTGAAGTCCCATGACCTGGCCCTGCTGAGGCTGGCCTCCTCGGTCACCTACAACAAGGACATCCAGCCTGTCTGTGTGCAGCCTTCCACCTTTACGTCCCAGCACCAGCCCAGGTGCTGGGTGACCGGCTGGGGAGTCCTTCAGGAGGATTTGA AGCCTCTGCCACCGCCCTATCACCTTCGAGAAGTACAGGTCAGCATCCTAAACAACAGCAGGTGCCAGGAGCTGTTCGAGATTTTCTCCCTACACCACTTGATCACCAAGGATGTGTTCTGTGCTGGCGCTGAGGATGGGAGCGCAGACACCTGCAGT GGTGACTCAGGAGGACCCTTGGTCTGCAACATGGATGGTCTCTGGTATCAGATCGGAATTGTGAGCTGGGGAATAGGCTGTGGGCGACCCAACCTGCCTGGCATCTACACCAACGTCAGCCATTATTACAACTGGATCGAGACCATGATGATCCTCAATGGTGCAGTCAGGCGTGATCTGGCCCTGCCACTGCTGTCTATCACTCTGCTTCAGGCTCCCTGGCTCCTGAGGCCCACCTGA
- the Prss21 gene encoding testisin precursor: protein MGARGKTLVPLLVVVATAAMALQSTYLQVDPEKPELQEPDLLSGPCGHRTIPSRIVGGDDAELGRWPWQGSLRVWGNHLCGATLLNRRWVLTAAHCFQKDNDPFDWTVQFGELTSRPSLWNLQAYSNRYQIEDIFLSPKYSEQYPNDIALLKLSSPVTYNNFIQPICLLNSTYKFENRTDCWVTGWGAIGEDESLPSPNTLQEVQVAIINNSMCNHMYKKPDFRTNIWGDMVCAGTPEGGKDACFGDSGGPLACDQDTVWYQVGVVSWGIGCGRPNRPGVYTNISHHYNWIQSTMIRNGLLRPDPVPLLLFLTLAWASSLLRPA from the exons ATGGGCGCGCGGGGCAAGACGTTGGTGCCACTGCTGGTGGTTGTGGCGACTGCGGCGATGGCCTTACAGTCAACCTATTTGCAGGTGGATCCTGAGAAACCCG AACTGCAGGAACCCGACCTATTGTCAG GGCCCTGCGGTCACAGGACCATCCCTTCCCGTATAGTGGGTGGCGATGATGCTGAGCTTGGCCGCTGGCCGTGGCAAGGGAGCCTGCGTGTATGGGGCAACCACTTATGTGGCGCAACCTTGCTCAACCGCCGCTGGGTGCTTACAGCTGCCCACTGCTTCCAAAA GGATAACGATCCTTTTGACTGGACAGTCCAGTTTGGTGAGCTGACATCCAGGCCATCTCTCTGGAACCTACAGGCCTATTCCAACCGTTACCAAATAGAAGATATTTTCCTGAGCCCCAAGTACTCGGAGCAGTATCCCAATGACATAGCCCTGCTGAAGCTGTCATCTCCAGTCACCTACAATAACTTCATCCAGCCCATCTGCCTCCTGAACTCCACGTACAAGTTTGAGAACCGAACTGACTGCTGGGTGACCGGCTGGGGGGCTATTGGAGAAGATGAGA GTCTGCCATCTCCCAACACTCTCCAGGAAGTGCAGGTAGCTATTATCAACAACAGCATGTGTAACCATATGTACAAAAAGCCAGACTTCCGCACGAACATCTGGGGAGACATGGTTTGCGCTGGCACTCCTGAAGGTGGCAAGGATGCCTGCTTT GGTGACTCGGGAGGACCCTTGGCCTGCGACCAGGATACGGTGTGGTATCAGGTTGGAGTTGTGAGCTGGGGAATAGGCTGTGGTCGCCCCAATCGCCCTGGAGTCTATACCAACATCAGTCATCACTACAACTGGATCCAGTCAACCATGATCCGCAATGGGCTGCTCAGGCCTGACCCAGTCCCCCTGCTACTGTTTCTCACTCTGGCCTGGGCTTCCTCTTTGCTGAGGCCTGCCTGA
- the Prss41 gene encoding serine protease 41 isoform X3, whose amino-acid sequence MGIQGPVLLLLLLCVMLGKPGSREESQAADLKSTDIKLLSMPCGRRNDTRSRIVGGIESMQGRWPWQASLRLKKSHRCGGSLLSRRWVLTAAHCFRKGRHSNSSRMFYSNIPMLFRVYSSMLTAPYHIELGRRRSHSTFPWRFPRYLDPEKWTVQLGQLTSKPSYWNRKAYSGRYRSLCHRPITFEKYRSAS is encoded by the exons ATGGGTATACAGGgcccagtgctgctgctgctgctgctgtgcgtGATGCTGGGGAAGCCTG GGTCACGTGAAGAAAGCCAGGCGGCAG ATCTCAAGAGCACAGACATCAAGCTTCTCTCAA TGCCCTGTGGCCGCCGGAATGACACTCGGTCCCGGATAGTGGGCGGGATAGAATCCATGCAAGGGCGCTGGCCGTGGCAGGCCAGCCTGCGCTTGAAGAAGTCCCACCGCTGCGGAGGGAGCCTTCTCAGCCGCCGCTGGGTGCTCACTGCTGCACACTGCTTTAGAAA GGGGCGCCACTCTAATTCTTCCAGGATGTTTTATTCAAACATTCCCATGCTGTTTCGGGTCTATTCATCTATGCTCACTGCCCCCTACCATATCGAATTAGGAAGGCGCAGGTCTCATTCCACCTTCCCTTGGAGGTTCCcaag GTACCTTGATCCAGAAAAGTGGACCGTCCAGCTTGGGCAGCTTACATCCAAGCCGTCTTACTGGAACAGGAAGGCCTATTCTGGACGGTACAGG AGCCTCTGCCACCGCCCTATCACCTTCGAGAAGTACAGGTCAGCATCCTAA
- the Prss33 gene encoding serine protease 33 isoform X1, protein MLKASLFKAVQVRPQLRLGLDNYLGLHLLCLLSPQDLPWPHQREHQASRTRDQATCTQASSEDTMRGASHLQILLLLVLGTRMQECAACGQPRMSSRIVGGRDAQDGEWPWQTSIQHRGAHVCGGSLIAPQWVLTAGHCFPRRVWPSEYSVLLGALSLDVRSSHELLVPVLRVLLPPDYSEDEARGDLALLQLRHPVSLSTRIQPVCLPAPGSHPPPGSPCWVTGWGSLSPGVPLPKGRPLQGVRVPLLDSRACDRLYHVGANVPQGERIVLPGNLCAGYRRGHKDACQGDSGGPLTCMESGHWVLVGVVSWGKGCALPNRPGVYTNVAKYSPWIQARLSL, encoded by the exons ATGCTCAAAGCATCTTTGTTTAAAGCTGTTCAGGTGAGGCCACAGCTCCGCCTTGGCCTTGATAATTACCTGGGCCTCCACCTCCTCTGTCTTTTAAGCCCCCAGGACCTCCCCTGGCCCCATCAGAGAGAACACCAGGCTTCAAGG ACGAGAGACCAAGCTACCTGCACCCAGGCCAGTTCTGAAGATACAATGAGGGGTGCTTCCCACCTCCAGATCCTGCTCCTGTTGGTGTTAG GAACCAGGATGCAGGAGTGTGCAG CTTGTGGGCAGCCCCGCATGTCCAGCCGGATCGTTGGGGGCCGGGATGCTCAGGATGGAGAGTGGCCGTGGCAAACAAGCATTCAGCACCGTGGAGCCCATGTGTGCGGAGGGTCACTCATTGCACCCCAGTGGGTGTTGACGGCAGGTCACTGTTTCCCTAG ACGGGTATGGCCGTCAGAGTACAGTGTGCTCCTGGGAGCACTGAGTCTGGACGTCAGGTCATCCCACGAGCTCTTGGTTCCTGTGCTGCGGGTGCTGCTGCCTCCTGACTACTCTGAGGACGAGGCCCGTGGTGACCTGGCACTGCTGCAGCTGCGTCACCCAGTGTCCCTGAGCACCCGCATccagcctgtctgcctgcctgcaccAGGGTCCCATCCACCACCAGGGTCTCCATGCTGGGTCACTGGCTGGGGTAGCCTCAGCCCAGGAG TACCACTCCCAAAGGGGAGACCCTTGCAAGGAGTGAGGGTGCCGCTGCTGGACTCCCGAGCCTGTGACCGCCTCTACCACGTGGGTGCCAACGTGCCCCAGGGTGAACGCATAGTGCTACCAGGGAACTTGTGTGCTGGCTACCGCAGAGGCCACAAGGATGCCTGCCAG GGTGACTCTGGAGGACCCCTGACCTGTATGGAGTCTGGCCACTGGGTCCTGGTGGGTGTGGTGAGCTGGGGCAAGGGCTGTGCCCTGCCCAACCGTCCAGGTGTCTATACCAATGTGGCCAAGTATAGTCCCTGGATCCAGGCTCGCCTGAGCCTCTGA
- the Prss41 gene encoding serine protease 41 isoform X2, with the protein MGIQGPVLLLLLLCVMLGKPVPCGRRNDTRSRIVGGIESMQGRWPWQASLRLKKSHRCGGSLLSRRWVLTAAHCFRKGRHSNSSRMFYSNIPMLFRVYSSMLTAPYHIELGRRRSHSTFPWRFPRYLDPEKWTVQLGQLTSKPSYWNRKAYSGRYRVKDIIVNSEDKLKSHDLALLRLASSVTYNKDIQPVCVQPSTFTSQHQPRCWVTGWGVLQEDLKPLPPPYHLREVQVSILNNSRCQELFEIFSLHHLITKDVFCAGAEDGSADTCSGDSGGPLVCNMDGLWYQIGIVSWGIGCGRPNLPGIYTNVSHYYNWIETMMILNGAVRRDLALPLLSITLLQAPWLLRPT; encoded by the exons ATGGGTATACAGGgcccagtgctgctgctgctgctgctgtgcgtGATGCTGGGGAAGCCTG TGCCCTGTGGCCGCCGGAATGACACTCGGTCCCGGATAGTGGGCGGGATAGAATCCATGCAAGGGCGCTGGCCGTGGCAGGCCAGCCTGCGCTTGAAGAAGTCCCACCGCTGCGGAGGGAGCCTTCTCAGCCGCCGCTGGGTGCTCACTGCTGCACACTGCTTTAGAAA GGGGCGCCACTCTAATTCTTCCAGGATGTTTTATTCAAACATTCCCATGCTGTTTCGGGTCTATTCATCTATGCTCACTGCCCCCTACCATATCGAATTAGGAAGGCGCAGGTCTCATTCCACCTTCCCTTGGAGGTTCCcaag GTACCTTGATCCAGAAAAGTGGACCGTCCAGCTTGGGCAGCTTACATCCAAGCCGTCTTACTGGAACAGGAAGGCCTATTCTGGACGGTACAGGGTAAAGGACATCATCGTAAACTCCGAAGACAAGCTGAAGTCCCATGACCTGGCCCTGCTGAGGCTGGCCTCCTCGGTCACCTACAACAAGGACATCCAGCCTGTCTGTGTGCAGCCTTCCACCTTTACGTCCCAGCACCAGCCCAGGTGCTGGGTGACCGGCTGGGGAGTCCTTCAGGAGGATTTGA AGCCTCTGCCACCGCCCTATCACCTTCGAGAAGTACAGGTCAGCATCCTAAACAACAGCAGGTGCCAGGAGCTGTTCGAGATTTTCTCCCTACACCACTTGATCACCAAGGATGTGTTCTGTGCTGGCGCTGAGGATGGGAGCGCAGACACCTGCAGT GGTGACTCAGGAGGACCCTTGGTCTGCAACATGGATGGTCTCTGGTATCAGATCGGAATTGTGAGCTGGGGAATAGGCTGTGGGCGACCCAACCTGCCTGGCATCTACACCAACGTCAGCCATTATTACAACTGGATCGAGACCATGATGATCCTCAATGGTGCAGTCAGGCGTGATCTGGCCCTGCCACTGCTGTCTATCACTCTGCTTCAGGCTCCCTGGCTCCTGAGGCCCACCTGA